In one Mycobacterium heckeshornense genomic region, the following are encoded:
- the sufD gene encoding Fe-S cluster assembly protein SufD — protein MTASDLTSEGTPAGSSLAALNKGELFASFDVDAFEVPGGRDEIWRFTPLRRLRGLHDGSARATGSAQITVTEQPGVDVETVRRGDRRLGEGGVPADRVAAQAFSSFNSATLVTVQRGVVLPAPIDISITGPGEGATAYGHLQIRVEELADAVVVIDLRGSGTYADNVEFVVGDAARLTVVWIADWADDVVHVSMHHAALGKDALLRHVAVTLGGELVRLTGRVRFAASGGDAELLGLYFADDGQHLESRLLVDHAYPDCKSNVLYKGALQGNPDSGRPDAHTVWVGDVLIRAAATGTDTFEVNRNLVLTDGARADSVPNLEIETGEIAGAGHASATGRFDDEQLFYLCSRGIPEEQARRLVVRGFFGEIITKIAIPEVRERLTTAIEHELAISETTTAKTTVS, from the coding sequence ATGACGGCTTCCGACCTGACCAGTGAGGGAACGCCAGCGGGGTCGTCACTTGCCGCATTGAATAAGGGAGAGCTGTTCGCGTCGTTCGACGTGGACGCCTTCGAGGTTCCCGGCGGCCGCGACGAGATCTGGCGGTTCACCCCGCTGCGGCGGTTGCGCGGCCTGCACGACGGCTCCGCGCGCGCAACGGGCAGCGCCCAGATCACCGTGACTGAACAGCCGGGTGTCGACGTGGAGACGGTGCGCCGCGGCGACCGGCGGCTCGGCGAGGGCGGGGTGCCTGCTGATCGTGTTGCAGCGCAGGCGTTTTCGTCGTTCAACTCAGCCACGCTGGTCACAGTGCAGCGCGGTGTGGTGTTGCCGGCGCCGATCGACATCTCGATTACCGGCCCGGGCGAGGGCGCGACGGCCTACGGGCACCTGCAGATCCGCGTGGAAGAGCTGGCCGACGCGGTGGTGGTGATCGATCTGCGGGGCAGCGGGACCTACGCCGACAACGTCGAGTTCGTGGTCGGCGACGCCGCCCGGCTGACCGTAGTGTGGATCGCGGACTGGGCCGACGATGTCGTGCATGTCAGCATGCACCATGCCGCGCTGGGCAAGGACGCGCTGCTGCGCCACGTCGCGGTCACACTCGGCGGCGAGCTGGTGCGGCTGACGGGCCGGGTGCGCTTCGCTGCATCAGGCGGCGACGCCGAGTTGCTCGGCCTGTATTTCGCCGACGACGGCCAGCACCTGGAGTCGCGGCTGCTGGTCGACCACGCTTACCCGGACTGTAAATCCAACGTGTTGTACAAGGGTGCGCTGCAGGGGAATCCGGATTCCGGCAGGCCCGACGCGCACACGGTCTGGGTGGGCGACGTGCTGATCCGGGCCGCGGCCACCGGCACCGACACCTTCGAGGTGAACCGCAATCTGGTGCTTACCGACGGCGCGCGCGCGGACTCGGTGCCCAACCTGGAGATCGAGACCGGTGAGATCGCCGGCGCCGGACATGCCAGCGCCACCGGACGTTTCGACGACGAGCAATTGTTCTACCTGTGTTCCCGGGGCATCCCCGAAGAGCAGGCGCGGCGGCTGGTGGTGCGCGGCTTCTTCGGCGAAATCATCACCAAGATCGCCATCCCCGAGGTGCGGGAGCGCCTGACCACAGCCATCGAACACGAACTGGCCATCTCGGAAACCACGACAGCAAAGACCACAGTTTCATGA
- a CDS encoding PPE family protein — protein sequence MTTPVWMALPPEVHSALISSGPGPGSMLAAASAWNTLSVEYASAAEELSALLAGVQADAWEGPTAESYAAAHMPFLAWLMQASADSVAAAAQLETVAAAYAAALAAMPTLAELAANHAIHAVLVATNFFGINTIPIALNEADYVRMWVQAAMTMATYQAVAAIALASTPQTSPAPQIQKSAGSTWAPTGPQPAESGFSTGLGDLLDSLADRLGLGPLVDEFGIDHIFQFLNNPVQFTEQLITKFLANPVAALANPASLIFDGDEVIAPFFLNLPPFYYLYPLAIAPAGAVGGVVGLAEPASLTQPVAEPSLTAPASEAAAPETLPVVASVPASTALVAGSATAPAPTTAPPTSVVAYSAPPSALSTSGVASFTPPYAVGPPGIGSDSGMGGSASASAKRKAAQPDTTAAVSVAAARERARVRRRRRAKLRGYGDEFMEMNVEVDPDWDAPPGETPVASTVASDQRAGPLGFAGAVRKGAVSETAGLTTLAGGEFGGGPSVPLVPGTWAGEHDRPNKAGAADDDL from the coding sequence ATGACGACGCCGGTGTGGATGGCGCTGCCGCCGGAGGTGCATTCGGCGTTGATTTCCAGCGGCCCGGGGCCCGGGTCGATGTTGGCGGCGGCCAGCGCATGGAACACGTTGAGCGTCGAATACGCCTCAGCGGCCGAGGAGCTCAGCGCCCTGCTGGCCGGGGTGCAGGCCGACGCGTGGGAGGGGCCCACTGCGGAGTCCTATGCGGCCGCGCACATGCCGTTTCTGGCGTGGCTGATGCAGGCGAGCGCCGACAGCGTCGCCGCGGCCGCCCAGCTGGAGACGGTGGCCGCGGCTTACGCGGCGGCATTGGCGGCGATGCCGACCTTGGCCGAGTTGGCGGCTAACCACGCTATTCACGCGGTGCTGGTGGCGACGAATTTCTTTGGGATCAACACGATTCCGATCGCACTCAACGAGGCTGACTATGTGCGCATGTGGGTCCAGGCCGCTATGACAATGGCCACTTATCAAGCGGTTGCGGCCATCGCGCTGGCGTCGACTCCGCAAACCAGCCCGGCGCCGCAAATCCAGAAATCTGCGGGCTCTACGTGGGCGCCAACCGGTCCACAGCCTGCCGAATCTGGGTTTTCAACGGGCCTGGGCGACCTGCTGGATTCTCTGGCGGACAGGTTGGGGCTAGGACCGCTAGTCGATGAGTTCGGAATCGACCATATATTTCAATTCCTGAACAATCCGGTGCAGTTCACCGAGCAGCTAATTACCAAATTCTTGGCGAATCCAGTTGCGGCGCTGGCTAACCCGGCTTCTCTGATCTTCGACGGAGACGAGGTAATCGCCCCGTTCTTCCTGAATTTGCCGCCGTTCTATTACCTCTACCCGCTGGCGATCGCACCCGCCGGGGCGGTGGGCGGCGTGGTGGGTCTGGCCGAGCCGGCTAGCCTGACTCAACCCGTCGCAGAGCCTTCCCTGACGGCGCCGGCATCCGAGGCGGCCGCACCTGAGACGTTGCCGGTCGTTGCGTCGGTCCCGGCTTCCACCGCGCTTGTGGCGGGATCTGCGACGGCCCCGGCTCCAACGACTGCACCCCCGACGAGCGTCGTCGCCTACTCCGCGCCGCCGTCGGCACTATCCACCAGCGGGGTCGCGAGTTTCACCCCTCCCTACGCGGTGGGTCCGCCCGGCATCGGGTCTGACTCGGGTATGGGCGGCAGCGCCAGCGCGAGCGCCAAAAGAAAAGCGGCGCAACCCGATACCACCGCGGCGGTGAGTGTGGCGGCCGCGCGGGAGCGGGCGCGGGTGCGACGGCGGCGGCGCGCGAAGCTGCGCGGCTACGGCGATGAGTTCATGGAGATGAATGTCGAGGTCGACCCGGACTGGGATGCGCCGCCGGGTGAAACGCCAGTCGCGTCGACCGTGGCCTCCGATCAACGCGCCGGGCCGCTCGGGTTCGCCGGGGCCGTGCGCAAGGGCGCCGTCAGTGAGACCGCCGGTTTGACGACACTGGCCGGCGGCGAGTTCGGCGGCGGGCCAAGCGTGCCTCTGGTGCCGGGCACCTGGGCCGGTGAACACGACCGGCCCAACAAGGCAGGCGCGGCAGACGATGACCTCTGA
- a CDS encoding COX15/CtaA family protein, whose product MPVSRWLLRLVDLLPSPSLRAQRIIAGAVVATQAGITVTGAVVRVTASGLGCPTWPQCFPGSFTPMAVAEVPRVHQAVEFGNRMISVAVVVAAALAVLAVIRARRRREVLVYAWLMPASTIVQAVIGGITVLTGLLWWTVAIHLLASMTMVWLAVLLYVKIGQPDDGAVRYRVVAPLRGLTALSAATLAAVLVAGTLVTGAGPHAGDRSTIRTVPRLKIEITTLVHVHSSLLIAYLTLLVGLGFGLLAVRAPRPVLLRLGVLVLLVCGQALIGAVQFFTGVPAALVTVHVAGAAVCTAATAALWASMRERAQSEPLQG is encoded by the coding sequence ATGCCCGTCAGCCGGTGGCTGCTGCGGCTGGTGGATTTGCTGCCCAGCCCCAGCCTGCGCGCGCAGCGCATCATCGCCGGTGCCGTCGTCGCGACCCAGGCCGGCATCACCGTCACGGGGGCTGTCGTGCGGGTTACCGCGTCGGGGTTGGGTTGTCCGACCTGGCCGCAGTGTTTTCCCGGCAGCTTCACCCCGATGGCGGTCGCCGAGGTGCCGCGGGTCCACCAGGCCGTGGAGTTCGGCAACCGGATGATCAGCGTCGCCGTGGTCGTCGCCGCGGCACTGGCCGTCCTGGCCGTCATCCGGGCCCGGCGGCGTCGCGAGGTGTTGGTCTACGCCTGGCTGATGCCCGCCTCGACGATCGTGCAGGCGGTCATCGGCGGTATCACCGTGCTCACCGGCTTGCTGTGGTGGACGGTGGCCATCCACCTGCTGGCGTCGATGACGATGGTGTGGCTGGCCGTGCTGCTGTACGTCAAGATCGGCCAACCCGACGACGGCGCGGTGCGCTACCGGGTGGTCGCACCGCTGCGCGGGCTCACCGCGCTGAGCGCGGCGACACTGGCGGCGGTGCTGGTGGCCGGCACTTTGGTGACCGGCGCCGGCCCGCACGCCGGCGACCGCAGCACCATCCGCACCGTGCCCCGGTTGAAGATCGAGATCACCACGCTGGTCCACGTCCACTCCTCGCTGCTGATCGCCTACCTGACGCTGCTGGTAGGGCTCGGGTTCGGATTGCTGGCAGTGCGCGCGCCGCGCCCGGTGCTGCTGCGGCTGGGTGTGCTGGTGCTGCTGGTGTGCGGGCAAGCCCTGATCGGTGCCGTGCAGTTCTTCACCGGCGTGCCCGCAGCGCTGGTCACCGTGCACGTCGCGGGCGCCGCGGTGTGCACCGCGGCCACCGCCGCACTATGGGCGTCGATGCGAGAGCGGGCCCAGTCCGAGCCGCTCCAGGGCTGA
- a CDS encoding quinone oxidoreductase family protein, producing the protein MRAIEVAELGGPDVLRYVDKPQPSPASGEVLIEAEAIGVNFIDTYFRSGLYPRQLPFVLGTEVSGTVAAVGEGATKLRVGDRVVTAAASGAYAEYCTAPTKFVAQLPPGVDCDVAAAALLKGLTAQYLIKSVYPAQPGDTVLVHAGAGGVGLILTQWASNLGIRVITTASTPHKAELSRQAGATDVLDYPDDADEFGNRVRGLTDGVGVAAVYDGVGASTFDASLASLAVRGTLALFGAASGPVPPVDPQRLNAAGSVYLTRPKLADFTRTEQEFSWRAEELFDAIADGSVKITVSRRYPLADAAQAHRDLQGRKTVGSIVLVP; encoded by the coding sequence ATGCGTGCCATCGAAGTCGCCGAACTCGGCGGGCCGGACGTCCTGCGTTACGTCGACAAGCCACAGCCGTCTCCGGCGTCCGGCGAGGTGTTGATCGAGGCCGAGGCGATCGGGGTCAATTTCATCGATACCTACTTCCGGTCCGGTCTATACCCGCGGCAGTTGCCGTTCGTGCTCGGCACCGAAGTGTCGGGCACGGTCGCCGCCGTCGGTGAGGGTGCGACGAAGCTGCGCGTGGGGGATCGGGTGGTGACCGCTGCGGCGTCGGGAGCATACGCCGAATACTGCACGGCGCCAACAAAATTCGTTGCTCAGCTACCACCCGGCGTCGACTGCGATGTGGCGGCCGCGGCGCTGTTGAAGGGCCTGACCGCGCAGTATCTGATCAAGTCGGTATATCCGGCGCAGCCCGGCGACACGGTGTTGGTGCACGCCGGCGCCGGCGGGGTGGGCCTGATCTTGACTCAGTGGGCGTCCAACCTCGGTATCCGGGTGATCACCACGGCGTCGACACCGCACAAGGCTGAACTGTCCCGCCAAGCCGGCGCCACCGACGTCCTCGACTACCCGGATGACGCCGACGAATTCGGCAACCGGGTCCGCGGGCTCACCGACGGTGTCGGCGTCGCCGCGGTCTACGACGGGGTGGGCGCCAGCACTTTCGACGCCAGCCTGGCCAGTTTGGCGGTGCGGGGCACACTGGCGTTGTTCGGCGCTGCCAGTGGACCGGTGCCGCCCGTGGACCCGCAGCGGCTCAACGCCGCCGGCTCGGTGTACCTAACCCGCCCGAAACTCGCCGACTTTACCCGCACCGAGCAGGAATTCTCCTGGCGTGCAGAGGAATTATTCGATGCAATCGCCGACGGGTCGGTCAAGATCACGGTGAGTCGCCGCTACCCGCTGGCCGATGCCGCTCAAGCGCATCGGGATCTCCAAGGGCGCAAGACGGTCGGCTCGATCGTGCTGGTGCCCTAA
- the mptB gene encoding polyprenol phosphomannose-dependent alpha 1,6 mannosyltransferase MptB: MAARHSTLSSAIARWHGDELAVSSPLNDVEVVALRRTRLFGATGTVLMAIGALGAGARPVVQDPTFGVRLLNLPSRIQTVSLTMTTTGAVMMALAWLMLGRFALGARRMSRGDLDRTLLLWTLPLLVAPPMYSKDVYSYLAQSQICRLGLDPYRVGPARALGLDHVFTLSVPSLWRDTPAPYGPLFLWIGRGVSALTGENIVAAVLCHRLVVLIGVGLIVWATPRLARRCGVAEVSALWLGAANPLLIMHLVAGIHNEALMLGLMLTGTEFALRGLDVWDSSKLPTPTSTTRCGSWGPIGMLLFGAVLITLSSQVKLPSLLALGFVATALARRLGGSLRALLLVGGAMTGVALAVMAVVGWASGLGFGWIFTLGTANVVRSWMSPPTLLALGTGQAGILLRLGDHTTAVLSLTRGIGVLIIAVMVGWLLVAVLRGRLHPVGGLGVALGVTVLLFPVVQPWYLLWAIIPLAAWATRPGFRVAAIAVTIVVGVFGPTANGDRFALFQIVDATLASTVIVLLLIAMTYTRLPWRRLPTETRVLLHEAVTEPAADVVSPTDTAQRQAVPGA, translated from the coding sequence ATGGCAGCCCGCCATTCCACGCTGAGTTCGGCGATTGCCCGCTGGCATGGCGACGAACTGGCCGTAAGTTCGCCGCTTAACGATGTCGAAGTCGTCGCCCTTCGCCGGACCCGGCTATTCGGGGCCACCGGCACGGTGCTGATGGCTATCGGCGCACTCGGCGCCGGCGCGCGGCCGGTAGTCCAGGACCCCACGTTCGGGGTCAGGCTGCTCAACCTGCCGTCCCGGATTCAAACCGTGTCGCTGACGATGACCACCACCGGCGCGGTGATGATGGCGCTGGCCTGGCTGATGCTGGGCCGCTTCGCGCTGGGTGCCCGACGGATGTCCCGCGGGGATTTGGATCGCACCTTGCTGTTGTGGACGCTGCCGCTGCTGGTGGCGCCGCCCATGTACAGCAAGGACGTCTATTCCTATCTGGCGCAAAGCCAGATCTGCCGGCTCGGGCTCGACCCCTACCGGGTGGGACCGGCGCGAGCGCTGGGCCTCGACCACGTGTTCACGCTGTCGGTGCCGAGCCTATGGCGCGACACCCCGGCGCCGTATGGTCCGTTGTTCTTATGGATCGGCCGCGGCGTGTCCGCGCTGACCGGTGAAAACATCGTCGCGGCCGTGCTGTGCCACCGGCTGGTGGTGCTGATCGGCGTCGGCCTGATCGTCTGGGCCACCCCGCGCCTGGCCCGCCGCTGTGGCGTCGCCGAGGTCAGCGCGCTGTGGCTGGGTGCGGCCAACCCGCTGCTGATCATGCATCTGGTCGCGGGCATCCACAACGAGGCGCTCATGTTGGGTCTGATGCTGACCGGCACCGAATTCGCGTTGCGGGGCCTCGATGTCTGGGACTCTTCGAAGCTGCCGACGCCCACGTCAACGACCCGGTGCGGAAGCTGGGGCCCGATCGGCATGCTGCTCTTCGGTGCGGTGCTGATCACGCTGTCCTCACAGGTGAAACTGCCGTCGCTGCTGGCCCTGGGATTCGTCGCGACGGCCCTGGCCCGCCGCCTGGGTGGCAGCCTGCGGGCCTTGCTGCTGGTCGGTGGGGCGATGACCGGGGTGGCGCTGGCGGTGATGGCCGTCGTCGGCTGGGCCAGCGGGCTGGGATTCGGGTGGATCTTCACGTTGGGCACCGCCAACGTGGTGCGTAGCTGGATGTCACCGCCGACGCTGCTTGCCCTGGGCACCGGCCAGGCCGGGATCCTGCTGCGGCTGGGAGATCACACCACCGCGGTGTTGTCGCTGACCCGCGGCATCGGCGTGCTGATCATCGCGGTGATGGTGGGCTGGCTGCTGGTCGCGGTGTTGCGCGGCCGGCTGCACCCCGTGGGCGGGCTGGGCGTGGCCTTGGGCGTTACGGTCCTGCTGTTTCCGGTGGTGCAGCCCTGGTATCTGCTGTGGGCGATCATCCCGCTGGCCGCGTGGGCGACCCGCCCGGGCTTCCGGGTTGCGGCCATCGCCGTCACGATCGTCGTCGGTGTGTTTGGCCCGACGGCCAACGGAGACCGTTTCGCGTTGTTCCAAATCGTGGACGCCACGCTGGCCAGCACCGTGATCGTGCTGCTGCTGATCGCCATGACCTACACGCGCTTGCCGTGGCGCCGGCTGCCCACCGAGACCCGGGTTCTGCTGCACGAGGCGGTGACTGAACCGGCGGCTGACGTGGTTTCCCCCACCGATACCGCGCAGCGCCAGGCGGTGCCGGGCGCCTAG
- the sufB gene encoding Fe-S cluster assembly protein SufB, giving the protein MTTTPEVRKLDEPLTQQEAIAALGRYGYGWADSDVAGASARRGLSEEVVRDISAKKNEPRWMLENRLKALRIFERKPIPTWGSDLSGIDFDNIKYFVRSTEKQAATWDDLPADIKNTYDKLGIPEAEKQRLIAGVAAQYESEVVYHQIREDLEAQGVIFLDTDTGLREHEDLFKKYFGTVIPAGDNKFAALNTAVWSGGSFIYVPPGVHVDIPLQAYFRINTENMGQFERTLIIVDEGAYVHYVEGCTAPIYKSDSLHSAVVEIIVKPHGRCRYTTIQNWSNNVYNLVTKRARAEEGATMEWIDGNIGSKVTMKYPAVWMTGEHAKGEVLSVAFAGEGQHQDAGAKMLHLAPNTSSNIVSKSVARGGGRTSYRGLVQVNKGAHGSRSSVKCDALLVDTISRSDTYPYVDIREDDVTMGHEATVSKVSENQLFYLMSRGLTEDEAMAMIVRGFVEPIAKELPMEYALELNRLIELQMEGAVG; this is encoded by the coding sequence ATGACGACCACCCCTGAGGTTCGCAAGCTCGACGAGCCGCTGACCCAGCAGGAGGCGATCGCCGCGCTGGGCCGGTACGGCTATGGCTGGGCGGATTCGGACGTCGCGGGCGCCAGCGCCCGGCGCGGGCTCTCCGAGGAAGTGGTCCGCGACATCTCGGCGAAGAAGAACGAGCCGCGGTGGATGCTGGAGAATCGGCTGAAGGCGTTGCGGATCTTCGAGCGCAAGCCGATTCCCACGTGGGGTTCGGATCTCAGCGGAATCGACTTCGACAACATCAAGTACTTCGTGCGCTCTACCGAAAAGCAGGCAGCCACCTGGGATGACTTGCCCGCAGACATCAAAAACACTTACGACAAATTGGGAATCCCGGAGGCTGAAAAGCAACGTCTGATTGCCGGCGTCGCGGCTCAGTACGAGTCCGAGGTTGTGTACCACCAGATCAGGGAGGATTTAGAGGCCCAGGGCGTCATATTCCTCGACACCGATACTGGGTTGCGAGAGCACGAGGATCTGTTCAAGAAATACTTTGGCACGGTAATTCCAGCTGGCGACAATAAGTTTGCTGCATTGAACACCGCGGTCTGGAGCGGTGGCAGCTTCATCTACGTGCCGCCGGGGGTGCACGTCGACATTCCGCTGCAGGCCTATTTCCGGATCAACACCGAGAACATGGGCCAGTTCGAGCGGACGTTGATCATCGTCGACGAAGGCGCGTACGTGCACTACGTCGAGGGCTGCACAGCGCCGATTTACAAGTCGGATTCGCTGCACTCCGCGGTGGTGGAGATCATCGTCAAGCCGCACGGGCGGTGCCGCTACACCACGATTCAGAACTGGTCGAACAACGTCTACAACCTGGTGACCAAGCGGGCCCGCGCCGAGGAAGGCGCCACCATGGAGTGGATCGACGGCAACATCGGCTCCAAGGTGACGATGAAATACCCGGCGGTGTGGATGACCGGCGAGCACGCCAAAGGCGAAGTGCTGTCGGTGGCGTTCGCCGGCGAGGGCCAGCACCAGGACGCCGGCGCCAAGATGTTGCACTTGGCACCGAACACGTCGAGCAACATCGTGTCCAAGTCGGTGGCCCGCGGTGGCGGGCGCACCTCCTACCGCGGCCTGGTCCAGGTGAACAAGGGCGCGCACGGCTCGCGTTCCAGCGTGAAATGCGATGCGCTGCTGGTCGATACGATCAGCCGCAGTGACACCTACCCGTACGTCGACATCCGTGAGGACGACGTCACGATGGGCCACGAGGCCACCGTGTCCAAGGTCAGCGAGAACCAGCTGTTCTACCTGATGAGCCGCGGGCTCACCGAGGACGAGGCGATGGCGATGATTGTGCGGGGCTTCGTCGAGCCGATCGCCAAAGAGCTGCCCATGGAATATGCGCTGGAGCTCAACCGGCTGATCGAGCTGCAGATGGAGGGTGCTGTCGGATGA
- a CDS encoding ABC transporter ATP-binding protein: MSSAPDVRVRLRGVRKQYGSTTAVANLDLQVHAAEVLALLGPNGAGKTTAVEMCEGFIRPDAGTIEVLGLDPIADHARLRARIGVMLQGGGGYPLARAGEMLNLVAAYAANPLDPQWLMSTLGLTEAARTSYRQLSGGQQQRLALACALVGRPELVFLDEPTEGMDAHARLLVWELIDALRRDGVTVLLTTHQLKEAEELADRIVIIDHGVEVAAGTPAELMRTGAKDQLRFSAPPRLDLSLLVAALPEDYKTTEVTRGEYLVEGPINPQVLATVTAWCAQIDVLPTDMRVEQRSLEDVFLDLTGRELR, from the coding sequence GTGAGCTCAGCGCCAGATGTTCGTGTGCGGCTACGTGGAGTGCGCAAGCAGTACGGGTCGACAACCGCGGTGGCGAACCTCGACCTGCAAGTGCACGCCGCCGAGGTGCTGGCCCTGCTGGGCCCCAACGGCGCGGGCAAAACCACGGCGGTCGAAATGTGCGAGGGCTTCATCCGCCCCGACGCCGGCACGATCGAGGTGCTCGGTTTAGATCCGATCGCCGATCACGCCCGGCTCCGGGCGCGGATCGGGGTGATGCTGCAAGGCGGCGGCGGCTACCCCTTGGCGCGCGCCGGCGAGATGCTCAATTTGGTGGCCGCCTATGCCGCCAATCCCCTGGACCCACAATGGCTGATGTCCACGCTCGGTCTCACCGAGGCTGCCCGCACGTCGTATCGCCAGCTCTCCGGCGGGCAGCAGCAGCGGCTGGCACTGGCCTGCGCGCTGGTGGGCCGTCCGGAACTGGTGTTCCTTGACGAACCGACCGAAGGCATGGACGCGCATGCCCGGCTGCTGGTATGGGAGCTGATCGACGCGCTGCGCCGCGACGGTGTGACGGTGCTGCTGACCACCCACCAACTCAAGGAAGCTGAAGAGCTCGCCGACCGCATCGTCATCATCGACCATGGCGTGGAGGTGGCCGCGGGAACGCCCGCAGAGCTGATGCGCACCGGCGCCAAAGACCAGTTGCGGTTCAGCGCGCCGCCGCGGCTGGATCTGTCGCTGCTGGTTGCCGCCCTGCCGGAGGACTACAAGACGACTGAGGTAACGCGTGGCGAATACCTCGTCGAAGGACCGATCAACCCCCAGGTGCTGGCGACGGTGACCGCATGGTGCGCGCAAATCGACGTGCTACCCACGGACATGCGGGTGGAGCAGCGCAGCCTCGAAGACGTGTTCCTCGATCTCACCGGCAGGGAGTTGCGCTGA
- a CDS encoding helix-turn-helix transcriptional regulator has translation MAGCHQSSVTATADRPAGRQLDPVPEFCHTGVVKFRSEADQSAATHDGHTRRAVVQLLLESGPITAGRIGERLGLSAAGVRRHLDALIDAGEAESVPAAAWQQMGRGRPAKRYRLTAAGREKLEHAYDDLASAAMHQLRELGGDDAVRTFARRRIDAILSGVQPAGSHTDTDIEAAAERIATALTKAGYVATTTRVGGPIHGVQICQHHCPVSHVAEEFPEFCETEQQAMAEVLGTHVQRLATIVNGDCACTTHVPLTPISSTLLRRTARAEATPSKQGASQ, from the coding sequence ATGGCGGGCTGCCATCAGAGCAGCGTAACTGCCACGGCGGACCGACCCGCCGGCCGCCAGCTGGACCCGGTCCCGGAATTTTGTCACACTGGTGTTGTGAAATTCCGGTCGGAGGCCGACCAGTCAGCCGCGACGCATGACGGTCACACCCGTCGTGCGGTCGTGCAGTTGCTGCTGGAGTCAGGGCCGATCACCGCGGGGCGGATCGGTGAGCGGTTGGGCCTGTCAGCTGCCGGTGTACGCCGTCATCTCGACGCGCTGATCGACGCCGGCGAGGCCGAGTCGGTTCCGGCTGCGGCCTGGCAGCAGATGGGACGTGGCCGACCCGCGAAGCGCTACCGGCTGACCGCGGCGGGCCGCGAGAAGCTGGAACATGCCTACGACGACCTGGCGTCGGCGGCGATGCATCAACTGCGGGAACTCGGTGGCGACGACGCGGTACGGACCTTCGCCCGGCGGCGCATCGACGCGATCTTGTCCGGGGTTCAGCCGGCCGGCAGCCACACCGACACCGACATCGAGGCGGCCGCCGAACGGATCGCCACCGCGTTGACCAAAGCGGGTTACGTCGCCACGACCACGCGGGTAGGTGGGCCCATCCATGGCGTACAGATCTGCCAGCATCACTGCCCGGTTTCCCATGTGGCCGAGGAGTTTCCGGAATTTTGCGAAACAGAACAGCAGGCCATGGCCGAGGTGCTCGGCACCCACGTGCAACGGTTGGCGACCATCGTCAACGGGGATTGCGCGTGCACCACCCACGTGCCGTTGACCCCGATAAGCAGCACACTTCTTCGGCGCACAGCCCGCGCCGAAGCCACCCCAAGCAAGCAAGGAGCGTCGCAATGA
- a CDS encoding ABC transporter permease, translated as MTGDSLFPAGTFTPDPRPNTVPRMLAAQSALELKLWLRNGEYLLLTLFIPVALLVGLTLLPLGSFGPNRAATFVPVITALAVISTAFTAQAIAVAFDRRYGALKRLAATALPIWAIIAGKSLAVVGVVLLQSIILGAIGFALGWRPHAAGLALGALIIALGTAAFSALGLLLGGTLRSDAVLAVGNLLWFVFAGSCALTVETSIVPTALQWGARLTPSGAFTNALSDALTLSVDWFGVVVLAVWGVLAALAALRWFRFT; from the coding sequence ATGACCGGTGATTCGCTTTTTCCGGCGGGCACCTTTACGCCGGACCCGCGGCCCAACACGGTGCCCCGGATGCTGGCCGCACAATCCGCGCTGGAGTTGAAGCTGTGGCTGCGCAACGGCGAGTACTTGCTGCTGACCCTGTTTATCCCGGTCGCGCTGCTTGTCGGGCTCACCCTGCTGCCGCTCGGCTCGTTCGGCCCGAACCGCGCGGCCACCTTCGTCCCGGTGATCACGGCGCTGGCGGTCATCTCGACCGCTTTCACCGCGCAGGCCATCGCGGTGGCCTTCGACCGCCGTTACGGCGCGCTCAAACGGCTGGCAGCGACCGCGCTACCGATCTGGGCAATCATCGCCGGCAAGTCGCTCGCGGTGGTCGGGGTGGTGTTGTTGCAGTCAATCATCCTTGGCGCCATCGGGTTTGCGCTGGGTTGGCGGCCTCACGCCGCGGGCCTGGCGCTGGGCGCACTGATCATCGCGCTGGGCACCGCGGCGTTCTCCGCGCTCGGGTTGCTGCTGGGCGGCACCCTGCGATCCGATGCGGTCCTGGCGGTCGGCAATCTGCTGTGGTTCGTCTTCGCCGGGTCCTGCGCGCTGACCGTCGAGACCAGCATCGTGCCGACGGCGCTGCAATGGGGCGCCCGGCTGACCCCATCGGGGGCATTCACCAACGCGCTCTCGGACGCGCTCACGCTGTCGGTCGACTGGTTCGGCGTCGTCGTGCTGGCGGTATGGGGTGTGCTCGCCGCACTGGCCGCGCTGCGCTGGTTTCGCTTCACTTGA